DNA sequence from the Sediminibacillus dalangtanensis genome:
CCGCGGTTATCCGGAAAATCATCGGGATGTTAAAAAAAGCAGGACTGGTTAACGTCCGTCCAGGAATTGCCGGCGCACAACCGGCAAGGGACCTTTCGGAAATCACCCTGCATGATGTTTATAAAGCTGTCCAGGTCGTACAGGAAAAAGAACTTTTCAGCGTTCATGATAACCCGAACCCAGATTGTGCGGTGGGCAGAAACATTCAGGATACGATTACACCGATGTTCTCCGCAGCCGAACAGGCCATGGAAAAAGCCCTTGGCAATGTCACCATTGCTGATGTAGTAGACGATATTCTAAGTAAAGAAGCTGCA
Encoded proteins:
- a CDS encoding Rrf2 family transcriptional regulator encodes the protein MSISSRFAVGVHILALLEVNKGEANSSEFIAASVNTNPAVIRKIIGMLKKAGLVNVRPGIAGAQPARDLSEITLHDVYKAVQVVQEKELFSVHDNPNPDCAVGRNIQDTITPMFSAAEQAMEKALGNVTIADVVDDILSKEAAQ